Sequence from the Terriglobia bacterium genome:
GGCCAACAGAATAAAGGTGATCAGCGCCACGCCGGTGACGCCGTAAGTTTCGAATCCGTCGGCGCTCGGGCCAACCGAGTCTCCCGCGTTGTCGCCGGTGCAGTCGGCGATCACGCCAGGATTACGTGCGTCGTCTTCCTTGATCTTGAAGACGATCTTCATCAGGTCGGATCCGATATCCGCGATCTTGGTGAAGATGCCGCCTGCGATACGCAGTGCCGCTGCGCCCAGCGACTCGCCGATGGCGAACCCGATGAAGCACGGTCCCGCATACGATCCCGGCACGAAGAGCAGGATGAACAGCATGATCAGGAGCTCGACCGAGATCAGTAACATACCGATGCTCATGCCGGCCTTCAGCGGAATGGCAGATATTGGATACGGCTTTCCCCGCAAGCCCGCGAACGCAGTGCGCGAATTCGCGAAGGTATTCACTCGAATGCCGAACCAGGCGACCCCGTAGCTGCCACCGATGCCAATCAAACTGAAAAGAAGAATGATCGGCAGCGTGACTCCTACGGATTTTCCGGGCACCGGGGCCAGGTACCCGAAGTACAGGGCAATGATGACGGCGATAAACGCCCAGAGTACAAGAATGAACTTGCCCTGCGTAATCAGGTAAGTCTTGCAGGTTTCGTAAATCAGTTCAGAGATGTCGCGCATGGAACGGTGAACCGGCAGGTTCTTGAGCTGCATGTAGATCATCAAGCCAAACAGCATGCCGCCCAGGCAGAAGAGCAAGCCGATCATCAGCAGTGAATGGCCGTTCATGCCGAGGAAGTTAACTTTTGTCAGGTCAGGAAGCACCAGGTTGGCCTCGCCGCCACCGTGTTCCGGTTGCGCGTAAGCGAGTGTGGGGAGTAGCAGGCCAGTCAAGGCCGCCACAGTCTTCGACATACGTTTCCTCCAGAGATCTGGTCTCGATTACGGGTTGGGGCGCATCAGTGAGCGGTCGGAGGCCCCGAGTCAGTCGTCTGATCCTTTCTCAAACGGTACTCACCCGGCTGTGAGCTTCGTCACCGACCTGTCGTTCGGTCTGAGTGCCGGAACCCCGAACGCGCTTCCACTTCAAAACGATAGGATTGAAATTTGGCCGCGTATGGGAAATCAGCGCTTGAATATCCTAAGGCGCTGAGCCAAAAAGCGTTTCTTTATAACATGCTGCAAAAAACCGGGTCAAACACCAAACTGCACGCAGGCCGCTGGGTCAATGGCTTGGATTCTCGGGGAGGATCGACGCGCAACCCGGAAACCTTAAAAAACTCCGTCAGGCGCTGGCTTTCAGTTGCCTTTCATCTTGGCGCGCACACTCTTTGAGAGCTTCTCGATCTGGTCACACTTGCGAATTACTTCCAATGACATAACATCTTGCCCTGACTTGTCGACGTATTGCTTTAATTCTGTCGCGAGTTCCAGTAACCTCTCAGAATCGCGCTTCAGGCTGTCATACCGGTCCCTCATCTGCTCCCTGGCCATGCGGTCGGCGATGTCCTTGGGGATAGGTTCCTCTTTCTGCCCCGGTACGCCAATCTGCCCCGGCTGCGGCTGCTGTGAGACAGGCGATTGCGCGAACATCGAAAGGGGTAAGTAGAAGAGAAAGAGAATCAGGATGCCGCCGAGAGCGCGACGAAGGTTAGCAGAGCCCATGGGAATGCCTCTTGTTTCGTGTTTGGGAGATTATACTTCTGGCTTATCTGTCCCGCAGAATCCACAATCGTTCCGTTGCAGCTTGGTGCCATTTATACTTTCTCGAAATGCTTGACCACCTGCTAGTAAGTTTCGGTCCTCCGGGCAAATGGGTTCACCTGCTCGATCAGTACGGTGACGACCTGTTTGACTTTTTGCATACCAAAGCGCCGAAGATCCTCGGTGTACTCATCATCGCTGCCATCCTGCTGGTGCTTTTCCGGATCGTGCGGAATCGCCTTGTGCACTTCACTGAGCGCGCGGCTGTGGCCGGAATACGAGCGCAGCAGATTCGGACGCTTGCCAGCGTGATTTACAGCGTTGGCGTTTTCCTGGTGGCGTTTTTTGCGCTTATGGAGATCCTGCCGCTGTTCAACATCAATATCGGTCCGCTACTCGCCTCGGCCGGAGTCGCAGGTCTCGCCATCGGATTCGGTGCACAAACGCTGGTCAAGGATTTCATCACCGGATTTTTCTTTCTTATCGAGAACACCTTCGACGTTGGCGATGTGATCCGGACCGCCGGCGTTCAGGGAACCGTCGAGTCGCTCACTTTGCGGCGCACCATGCTTCGCGACGCTGACGGTACGGTTCATATGATTCCCAACAGCCAGATGACAATCGTCAGCAATCTCACCCGCGATTGGACGCAACTCACGATGCACGTCGCCGTCGATTACAAGGAGAACAGTGATCGCATTGTTGCGCTGTTGAAAGAGGTCGCCACCGAGGTCCGCAATGACCCCAATTACGCCGATGCCATCGTGGCGGATCCTGACGTACCGGGGATCGATCGCGTGAGCGGCGATACTGTCGACTATCTGCTGCTGGTAAAGACGCGTCCGGGGCAACAGTACGCAGTCGCGCGCGAACTGCGGCGAAAGATCAAGGATTGCTTCGAGCAGCATGGAATCAAGCCGGCAGGTCCCAACCGTTTTTACGTAGTTGGCGACCCCGCGCACTCGTAGTGCGACGGCCGCGCGAACTCATGCTGCCCGGTTTCCCAGCGCCTGCGAAAACATCGCATTCAGGTCGGCGTATTTCGTGGCATCGTCGGCGAAATTGAAGGTGCCGTGCTCGATCATCTCGTGAGCGCCCCGTAGAAACGCGCCAAGGGCTGCTCGCGACAGTGCGCTGCCCACGCTGATTCGCTTTACGCCAATTTCCGAGAGTTCCGCCAGGCTCAGTTGAACACCCTGCAAGCCCATAATGACGTTCAACGGTCGATCCACCGAGCGCACAACGGTCGCAATGTCCTCCCTGGTTCTTAACCCAGGCGCGAACACGACGTCCGCTCCAGCCTCCTGGAACGCCTGCAGGCGGACGATAGTGTCGCGCAGATCCGGGCGGCCGACGATGTAGTTCTCCGCTCGCGCCGTCAGAGTGAACGGGAAGGGAAGTGCATGCGCTGTCTCGGCCGCGGCTCGAACGCGATCAACAGCCAATTGCAGTTCGTAGGGCTCTCCGCCGCGTCCAAGCGGAACGTCCTCAATGGAGCAGCCAGCAAGGCCCGCAGCGGCAGCCATTCGAATCGTTTCTCCAACCTTGGTGGGATCGTCGACGTAAAGATTCTCGAGATCGGCGCTCACCGGCAGACTCGTCGCGGCGACAATCTCCGCCGCATGTGTAATCATCTCGTCCCGGCTGAGTGCGCCATCTGGTTTCCCAACCGAAAAGGCATATCCCGCGCTTGTCGTAGCGAGCGCTTCAAACCCCAGCGACTCGAGCAGCTTCGCCGTTCCTATGTCCCATGGATTTGGAATGATGAATGCGTGATCCTGCTGGTGTAATTCACGAAAGCGCTTTCCTTTTTCTGCTTGCGTCCGCTGCTGATTTGGCATGGTCCGAACCCCTCAAGCATGGATGCGATGCGCCAATCAAAGATTCCGAAAGATAGCCTAGCCGGGAGATTCGAATTACCCGCAAGAAGCGGATATCGAAGATGCTCGAAACCGACGAAGATGGTCTCGTTAATTATGCGTGAGGAGATCTGTCCGTGAGCAATTACAGAATTATCGCGATTCCACCCAAAGTTGCCGACAAAGTGCGCGCTACCGGGAAGGCTCCGGGCTACGGGCATCCCGCCCATGTGGAGATCGCGACCGGATATGGTCCCTGCCGCCTCTGTCTGCAGACTTTTCGCATCGGAGAAGAGAGCAGAATCCTCTTCACATACGATCCGTTCTTCGGGATTGAAGCTATTCCTCTGCCCGGCCCTGTCTTCATTCACGCCCACAGATGTGAGCGCTATCCGGAGCACGGTGGCTATCCGAAAGAGATGATGGCCCATGCCGCGGTTCTCAATGCATATGCGAGAGGTCAGAACCTCGTGGCGCGAGTAATCGTCGATGCAAATGACGGGCACGAAGCAAAGGTTAGAGAGGTTCTGAATAGGAGTGACGTCGATTACATCGAAGTGCGCGATCGCGAAGCCGGCTGCTTCGACTTCCGCGTCGAACGCTGACCTAGTTGCCGCCCAGGGTGAATCGAAATCCCACGCGCGCAAGTATCGGCGGACCGATGGTGATCACCCGAGTTCGGCCAAGTTCGTATCGGCGGTCGAGCAGGTTCTAAGCTGCCGCGAACACTTCCAAGTTGTGTCGGATCGTCGAGACGTATGCATTCGCCACGAAATATCCGCCAGGAAGGAACTGGTTGCGATCATCGTCGTACTGACGTCCCTGGCCCCAAGCTACTGTTCGAACATTGGAACCTGGCGCAAGTCCTCTTCCGTGGGGCGACGCCTTGTCCGGCTACCGATGACGGCCAGCACCGTCATCTCAGCCAGAGCCGTACGTGGAATGAAAATTCTCTGCGTGTTCGCGCGCGTATCCGGAGGATTGAGAAAGAAGCCTTCTGCCGTGATCTGTGTCAGGTCATTCGGCATCAGCCCTTCGAGAGTCTCGTTGTCGCGAAACCGAACACGCACCCACAGACCCTCGGTCCGGGGACGGCTCGTGAATGTTTTTCGCGCCAGGGTTTCCGAATCCCCGAACTCCCGGACAAAATAGACCCCTTTAATGTCTCGCAGCTCGATGCTCACGACGTTGCCCGCCGTGTTCAACATCTCCAACTTGCCGTCATTCACGAAAGCGCCAGCCGCCACAAACCCGTTCACCGAGTCGCGGTCCATTTTCCGCACGACCACTTTCTTATGTGTTGAAGGCATTGACGGCAGGCTCCGTTGGGGTCTCCTTCTAATTTTGCCACCTTTTCCGGGCATTGGGTGCAGCGAACTCTGCTGCAGTAACCAATCGGTAATCGGTCTGCGTTATCTCAATGCCCCAGATCTGCCGCGATTCGCAGATGCCGTTTTTTTCTGGACCACCCACCAGCGACAATCGCGGTTTTTCTCAGAACTTTCTTTTCTTTATCAATGAAAGGCTTTATTATGCGTGGGTTGCAGGCTCGACTGCACCGAGAGTAGTGCGAAAGGTACTTTCCTTGTCCTGTGTGATTACTTATAAGTAAACATCAACGGAGCCAGCCTGGTTTTCCATACTTTTCGCACCGAAGATGTAAACAATTGATCATAAGGCACTTAGAAGGCTAGCAAAGAATGGCCGATTACATTTACACGATGGAAACCCGGCTCACACCGGACCAGATGCGTGGTGTGAACCTGATTCAAGACCTCGCCCTCAGCCACCAGATGAACGTTTACCTCACAGGTGGCACCATCCGAGACATTCTCACTGGCTTTCCCATTCACGACATTGACATCACGCTACAGGGAAACCCACATAAGTTACAGAAAGACTTGGAGAAAGCTGGAGCTACGGTATCCTGGGCCGATGAGGATCTGAAGGTCTTATATCTCGTCCTTCCGGGCAACGTCCGAGCCGAAATCAACATGGCCCGGCAGGAAATCTATGATAAGCCGGGCAGGGCCCCCGAGGTCCACCCTTCCGCCATCAACGACGACCTCCGCCGCCGCGACTTCACCGTGAATGCCATGGGACTCTCTCTGAATCCCGGCTCCCGCGGCCTGCTTCTCGACCCTTTCAATGGACTCGCCGACATCGAACTGAAGCTCATTCGGATCCTGCACAACTACTCCTTCCTCGAGGAGCCCTCGCGCCTCATCCGCGCTACCCGCTTTGCCGCCCGCTTCCACTGGCAGCTTGAGGAACGTACCCAGGCCCGCTACGACGCCGCCCGGGAAGGCGACTACATCCAGTACGTGAACAAGGACAAGCTTGGGTACGAAACCGAGCAACTTGCATACGAGGAAGACCCGCTCCACATCATTCGCATGCTTGAGAAGGACGGTTGGCTCAAGGTCCTCCATCCGCACTGGTCCACTGCAAAGATGGACACGGCTGATCTCGCCCGGCTCCAGAAATCGCGCGAGCAGATGATCAATGTCGGCATGACCGTCGATGCCGCTCCGGCCGTCCTCTATTTCCTTAGCCGCCGTATGGGCGACAAGGAAATCGGCGAGATACAGCGTATGATCCCGCGCAAGGACCTGGTCAATCAGTGGAAGCACATCGAAGATGGCGCAAAGGATCTCGCGAAACGCCTCACCGGGAAAGAAGCGGCGACGCCGTCACGTACCTGGGAGCTGCTCTCGCATGCCAGCCCTGAGGCCATCCTGTTCCTCGAACTGACAACGAAACAACAGGCCGTCGAACAGAAGATCGACAACTTCTTTGGCAAGTGGCGCCAGGTTCGCGAAAAACTACCCGTCCCGGAAATGGCTGAATTGCTCATCACCCCGGAGCACAAGGACTGGGAGAAACTCAACCATGAAATTTTCCTGGGCATGCTGGACGGGAAAATGCGCTCTCACACCGAGTTGATCAAGTTCCTCAAGCCATTTGCTCCGCCGCCGCCCCCGCCGCCGCCCCCGCCGTCGGCCAAACGCGGACGTGGCGCAAAGGCGGCCGCCGCAGCTGGCGCTACCGCTGCTGCCCAACCGGCGAAACGTGGCCGCAAGCCAAAAGAAGCTCCCGGCCCTGTCGCTGCAGCGCCCGAATCGCCAAAGCACGAGGCGAAGCCCTCGGCGAAAGCCGAACCAAAACCCGCTGCCAAGACCGAGCCAAAAGCGGCTGCCAAGGCTGAGCTAAAGCACGCTGCCAAGCCTGCAGCAAAAGCTCCGGCGAAGCCCGCCCAACACGCTCCGAAATCGGCCGCGAAACCCGCAAAGAAGCCAGCGCCCAAGCCGGCAAAGAAACCCGCGAAACCGGCAAAGAAGGCCGCAAAGAAAAAGTAGGGAAGCGTCAGAAATCAAAGAGGCACGAAGACGGTTTTAAGAATTCCGTTCTTCGTGCCTTCTGCTTTTCAGTCGTCGTGAGAAAATCGTCGATTGTCAATCTGGTTGTTCATTCTTCATTTCGTCATTCTTCAAACCACGACTTCTTCCCCTCCATCAGATACCGGATCGCCTCTCTTACCCACTTCTCCCTTGTCTCCGGCCTCTTCACGCTCTCAATCCGGTTCACAAAGTGCGCCTGGTTGCTGGGCGCAAGCTGCTCATAGAACGCCTTTGCCTTGGGATGTTTTTCAAACTCCTTCGCCAGGTCTGGTGGCGGCACTCGCCCCTTGCGCAGACTGATGAAAACTTTCCGCGTCCCATCCTTCCCAAACGCCTTGATTCCCGCCTCGGTCAGCAGCCCCGCCTTTTTCGCACGCTCATACCGCTCGACGTTGATCTCCGACCACGCGCTCTCTGGTTTGCGCGGCGTAAATCGTCGTGTGTAGCTATCGCTATCCATCTTCTTGATGATCCCATCGATCCACCCAAAGCACAGCGCCTCTTCCATGCTGTCCTCGTACGAGATCGTCGGCTTGCCGCTCGCCTGGTTACAGTACACCAGCCAAATGTGCGATGCCGTGGCATGATTCTTCTCCAGCCATTTGCGCCACTGCTTGCGGTTCTTGACGTAGAGCGTTTCGCCAATTTCCATCCGGGGTCGAGTCCTTTCCGTGTACTCGTGCCCTACCCCTCGCGTTTTTGCGAGAGGGTGGGGCCGTTCATCGCGCCGATGCCATTTGTGTGATCAGCACATATCCCAGCAACGCGGTTCCGGCGAAAATGATCACCAGCACTGCCATCCATATCAGCACAACTTTGGCCTCATCTTCGGGTTTCGGCGCGGTGATGCCGACGACATTGTGCAACCCGCGCATCAGATAACTCAGCAATCGCATTGTGCAAATGATAGCCTTTCATCGTCATTTCGACATGCGTCATTTCGTCATTGGTTCCCAATTGTCGATGTTGTCCTCCGGGAGGTGACATGAAACTCGCGATTGCCCTTCTGCTTCTTCTTCCTCTCTCGGCGCTTGGTCAGGACAACCATCTCGGCGTCACTCTCCCCGGCATCTCCGGACCGCCGCAGCGGCGAATCGATGTAGTGAAAGAACTCGGCGCAACCTGGTATCGCCCTGCTCCGGTTTATTTGAACGGCAGTGCGAAGTGCGAAGACTGCGACGCCGCTCACGCCGCCGGTCTCAACATCAGTCTCGTCGTCCGCAACGCAACCGAAGGAAAGCCAAGCACGCCAGCAACGAATCCCGACGATTTCAAGAAGAAGCTGCAAACCGTTCTCGAGCGCGACAAACCTGCCATGCTGGTCGTCGAAAACGAGCCCGAGGATCAGAAGAACTTCACTGGTACGCCCGACCAATATCGCGACGAATTTGCGGCCGCCTGCGAAGTCTCACACTCCTTGAAGATTCCGTGCGCCAACGGCGGCCTGAGTTCTACCGATGTCGGCGATCTCGTTATCGATCAGCGCTTTGCGTCAGACCATATCGACGCCGTGAATTTCGGTATAACGACCGAACTCACGCGGATTCACACTTCGAGCCGGTTCAATGTGCTGGGCAAGGGATTAGGTAACGACAAAGACGCGGAAGCGCAGCTCATCAAGGGAACCCAGGAATACCTCGCGAAGCACAAAGAAGAGATCGATCGCACTCGCAAGTTTATTGAAGCCGTCAATGCGGCGCATCCCGACCGGTTCAACTTCCACTGGAACGAACTCCAGCCCGACAACGTTCCGAAGGTCCTCGACAGCCTCCACCAACTCAGCAAGCTTGACCTGATGTGCGACGAAATGGGCCAGAAAGAGCAACGCGCCTTCGAAGTCGGCGAAAAACTCAAGAATGCCCTCGATAATTATGTCTGGCCAACCATCTGGCAGGGTACGGACGAGGATGGGATCGCCGGTCTGGTGGAGAAGAACGGCAAACTTCGGCCAAATGCAAATGCCTTCCAAATGGCTGCTAAAGGCCAATAGCGCTGTGCTCTGGCCTCCAGCATTCTGCAATCAGCACTCAGCATTGAGTCGTTAAGCTACACGGTCCTAAACCACTGAATGCTGACTGCCGAATGCTGAGTGCCCGTTTTTCCACCGCTCTCCACAGTATTCCCGCTATCAACCCAGCCCCCATTCCCGATACAATTTCTACAGGTTCCCATGTCCGACTTCGTTCATCTTCACCTGCACAGCGACTACTCCATGCTCGATGGCGCCAACGACGTCGAGAAGCTTTGCCAGCAAGTCAAAAAGCTTGGTATGCCCGCCGTGGCCATGACGGACCACGGCAACATCTTCGGTGCCGTGCACTTCTTCAATGCCGCGAAAGCCGCCGAGGTTAAGCCGATCCTCGGCTGCGAGCTCTACATCTGCAAGAAGGAGGATCATCGCGAACCGCCCGAGGGGGACAGCTACAACCACCTGATCGTGCTCGCTGAAAACGAAGAAGGCTACCGCAATCTGACCAAGATCGTCTCCGAGGCATCGCTGCACGGGTTCTATTACAAGCCGCGCGTCAGTAAGCGATTTCTGTCCGAGCACTCGAAAGGCCTCGTCGGCCTCTCGGCCTGTCTGAAGGGTGAAGTCGCCGAGCGCCTCACGGAAGGGAAGTACAACGCCGCGCGAGAAGCCGCCGCGACATTCCAGGACATTTTCGGAAAGGGAAACTTCTTCCTCGAAATTCAGGACCAAGGACTCTCCGAAGAGAAGGCGATTCACAAAGACCTGTTCGAGCTCGAGCAAGAATTGGGCATCCCGATGGTTGCCACCAATGACAGCCATTACTTGTGCGAAGACGACGCTCACGCTCAGGACGCGATGCTCTGCATCCAGACCGGAAAATCGATCCACGAAACCAACCGCATGAAGTTCGCGACGAACCAGTTCTACGTCAAAACCGCGGACGAAATGAAGAAGGTGTTCAACGGCGCCGAACAAGTCGTTACTCGCACCGTCGGAATCGCCGAGCGCTGCAATCTCAAACTCGAGAAGGTCAAGAACCCGTTCCCAAAATTCGACATCCCCGAAGGCCACACCAGCGACAGCTACTTCGAAGAAGTTTGCCGCAACGGTTTCAAGCGCCGCCTGGTTCTGCTCGGCGAACTGCAATCACAAGGCCGCCTGCGCCTGCCGCTCTCCGATTACGAGCAGCGCCTCAATCGCGAGATCAAGATCATCCAGCAGATGCAGTTCTCGGGCTACTTCCTGGTGGTTTGGGACTTCATCCGTTACGCCAAGGAAC
This genomic interval carries:
- a CDS encoding mechanosensitive ion channel family protein, coding for MLDHLLVSFGPPGKWVHLLDQYGDDLFDFLHTKAPKILGVLIIAAILLVLFRIVRNRLVHFTERAAVAGIRAQQIRTLASVIYSVGVFLVAFFALMEILPLFNINIGPLLASAGVAGLAIGFGAQTLVKDFITGFFFLIENTFDVGDVIRTAGVQGTVESLTLRRTMLRDADGTVHMIPNSQMTIVSNLTRDWTQLTMHVAVDYKENSDRIVALLKEVATEVRNDPNYADAIVADPDVPGIDRVSGDTVDYLLLVKTRPGQQYAVARELRRKIKDCFEQHGIKPAGPNRFYVVGDPAHS
- a CDS encoding CCA tRNA nucleotidyltransferase, producing MADYIYTMETRLTPDQMRGVNLIQDLALSHQMNVYLTGGTIRDILTGFPIHDIDITLQGNPHKLQKDLEKAGATVSWADEDLKVLYLVLPGNVRAEINMARQEIYDKPGRAPEVHPSAINDDLRRRDFTVNAMGLSLNPGSRGLLLDPFNGLADIELKLIRILHNYSFLEEPSRLIRATRFAARFHWQLEERTQARYDAAREGDYIQYVNKDKLGYETEQLAYEEDPLHIIRMLEKDGWLKVLHPHWSTAKMDTADLARLQKSREQMINVGMTVDAAPAVLYFLSRRMGDKEIGEIQRMIPRKDLVNQWKHIEDGAKDLAKRLTGKEAATPSRTWELLSHASPEAILFLELTTKQQAVEQKIDNFFGKWRQVREKLPVPEMAELLITPEHKDWEKLNHEIFLGMLDGKMRSHTELIKFLKPFAPPPPPPPPPPSAKRGRGAKAAAAAGATAAAQPAKRGRKPKEAPGPVAAAPESPKHEAKPSAKAEPKPAAKTEPKAAAKAELKHAAKPAAKAPAKPAQHAPKSAAKPAKKPAPKPAKKPAKPAKKAAKKK
- a CDS encoding isocitrate lyase/phosphoenolpyruvate mutase family protein, which encodes MPNQQRTQAEKGKRFRELHQQDHAFIIPNPWDIGTAKLLESLGFEALATTSAGYAFSVGKPDGALSRDEMITHAAEIVAATSLPVSADLENLYVDDPTKVGETIRMAAAAGLAGCSIEDVPLGRGGEPYELQLAVDRVRAAAETAHALPFPFTLTARAENYIVGRPDLRDTIVRLQAFQEAGADVVFAPGLRTREDIATVVRSVDRPLNVIMGLQGVQLSLAELSEIGVKRISVGSALSRAALGAFLRGAHEMIEHGTFNFADDATKYADLNAMFSQALGNRAA
- a CDS encoding DUF1203 domain-containing protein, with protein sequence MSNYRIIAIPPKVADKVRATGKAPGYGHPAHVEIATGYGPCRLCLQTFRIGEESRILFTYDPFFGIEAIPLPGPVFIHAHRCERYPEHGGYPKEMMAHAAVLNAYARGQNLVARVIVDANDGHEAKVREVLNRSDVDYIEVRDREAGCFDFRVER
- a CDS encoding YdeI/OmpD-associated family protein, whose protein sequence is MEIGETLYVKNRKQWRKWLEKNHATASHIWLVYCNQASGKPTISYEDSMEEALCFGWIDGIIKKMDSDSYTRRFTPRKPESAWSEINVERYERAKKAGLLTEAGIKAFGKDGTRKVFISLRKGRVPPPDLAKEFEKHPKAKAFYEQLAPSNQAHFVNRIESVKRPETREKWVREAIRYLMEGKKSWFEE